A genomic segment from Pseudomonas sessilinigenes encodes:
- a CDS encoding c-type cytochrome produces MTLKRLSVVLLACLTLSACGGVDPNSPLGQRKAIFKQMLKTGEDLGGMLRGRIAFDGARFAEGAVKLDSLSHEPWKHFPAVKEEDHTSATDDVWRRQARFQELARTLEAATGELVTVSQVQPYKASNLGPAVQKVEDACSACHKEFRNH; encoded by the coding sequence ATGACGTTAAAAAGACTCTCTGTTGTATTGCTGGCCTGCCTGACGCTTTCCGCCTGTGGCGGTGTCGATCCCAACTCCCCCTTGGGTCAGCGCAAGGCAATCTTCAAGCAGATGCTCAAGACCGGCGAGGACCTGGGAGGCATGCTCCGCGGGCGCATTGCATTCGATGGTGCGCGTTTCGCCGAGGGTGCCGTGAAGCTGGACAGCCTGTCCCATGAGCCCTGGAAGCATTTCCCTGCGGTCAAGGAAGAGGACCACACCAGCGCCACTGATGATGTCTGGCGTCGGCAGGCACGGTTCCAGGAATTGGCCCGCACCCTGGAGGCGGCCACCGGTGAGCTGGTGACGGTCAGCCAGGTCCAGCCCTACAAGGCCAGCAACCTGGGGCCGGCAGTACAGAAGGTCGAGGATGCCTGCAGTGCCTGTCATAAGGAGTTCCGCAATCACTGA
- a CDS encoding DUF1090 domain-containing protein, with product MKVFSSLAALSLFCLMSAPLLAAEQTPELTGCAAKRQAISAQIEQAKAHGNSEQQAGLERALDEVTTHCTDASLKKERENKVLDAKHEVSRRQADLEKAMKKGDSEKINKRKDKLAESRKELQQALEELDK from the coding sequence ATGAAAGTTTTCTCATCGCTTGCCGCCTTGAGCTTGTTCTGCCTGATGAGCGCCCCCTTGCTGGCTGCGGAGCAAACCCCGGAGTTGACCGGCTGCGCGGCCAAGCGCCAGGCCATTTCGGCCCAGATCGAACAGGCCAAGGCCCACGGCAATAGCGAGCAGCAGGCTGGCCTGGAGCGTGCCCTGGACGAGGTCACGACCCACTGCACCGATGCCTCGCTGAAAAAAGAACGGGAAAACAAGGTCCTGGATGCCAAGCACGAAGTCAGCCGACGTCAGGCAGACCTGGAAAAGGCCATGAAGAAAGGCGACTCGGAGAAGATCAACAAGCGCAAGGACAAGCTCGCCGAGTCACGCAAGGAACTGCAGCAAGCCCTGGAGGAACTGGACAAGTAA